ATCCTGAAGTATGGCTGACGCCTCCTTTTCCGAATGAGCCAGGATGAATTCAGGCGGGTAGCGTAGGTTAAGCGAGACATATTCATTGAAGATCTGTTCATCGATACGGCCGTCACCTTCCAGGATAAACGCATCATAGGCGCTGGAAATCAGCAGCACATGGTATATCCTCTTTTTCATCAGGTTGATGAACGACGTGTCGGAGAAATAATACTTTTTCAGGTTCGGCTTACGCGGATGTATTGACATAATTCAGGAGATTTACCTTTCACAAAGGTAAAAATACGGAAAATACGGATGCCATCTTTCTAAAAAAGATGGCATCCATGCTTCTCCGTCGGATGACATCTTTCCAAAAAGATGGCATCCGTGTTTCTCCGTCGGATGACATCTTTCGAAAAGATGGCATCCGTGCTTTCATCAAAGGTAGGTACCCATTTAAGTGCCTGTATATCCATAATCGGTATGTCTTATGAAGAATACGTTGTTTTTTTATATTAGGATTTTATAGATATAATTCGTAATATTGCTGTTAGCAAATAGTTATGGTGAATTAAAAAAATGAACATGAAAGAAATATTGAGTGACGTAAGAAACCTGTTAAATTCCAGAAAATACAGGAATGAAGAACAGGTTAGATTTTCATTGGTAGCACGAATTCTACAAAAACTTGATTGGGATATTTGGAACCCTGAACAAGTTCATACTGAATTTAGGACTAACCAAAAGGACGACACAAGAAAAGTAGATATAGCACTATTTTGCAATAAAGATTATCCATCTATTTTTATTGAAATTAAGTCAT
The nucleotide sequence above comes from Bacteroidota bacterium. Encoded proteins:
- a CDS encoding type I restriction enzyme HsdR N-terminal domain-containing protein, with the translated sequence MKEILSDVRNLLNSRKYRNEEQVRFSLVARILQKLDWDIWNPEQVHTEFRTNQKDDTRKVDIALFCNKDYPSIFIEIKSSDKLNNQAELAKAEINLKDYNADLT